A window of the Oncorhynchus kisutch isolate 150728-3 linkage group LG12, Okis_V2, whole genome shotgun sequence genome harbors these coding sequences:
- the LOC116376459 gene encoding gamma-gliadin-like translates to MKITIMCLCLASSISAAPRQPFFNYLPHYGDPRQSGPPTQVNEGLYPAGQPYPQPGLNGPVSMEIVFPQRFPGWSTGGQINGPQSYPSQAFIKYSLPKAPGRKSVEIYYPYDFVQQKMMPNIPQMPQIPNLFPNEYQPQTVPQQRPNIPFPPYNSQLPHSQDPLQPAQQEQTVQTGQVPHVQP, encoded by the exons ATGAAGATCACCATTATGTGCCTTTGTTTGGCCAGCTCAATATCTGCTGCTCCA CGTCAACCTTTCTTCAATTACTTGCCCCACTATGGGGATCCAAGGCAATCAGGACCACCCACACAA GTGAATGAAGGCCTCTACCCAGCAGGCCAGCCTTACCCTCAGCCTGGACTCAACGGCCCTGTCAGCATGGAAATA GTGTTTCCACAGAGATTCCCTGGATGGTCTACTGGTGGCCAGATCAATGGACCA CAGTCCTATCCCTCTCAAGCCTTCATCAAATACTCCCTACCTAAGGCCCCAGGAAGAAAGAGTGTAGAAATT TACTACCCCTATGACTTTGTGCAGCAAAAG atGATGCCAAATATCCCTCAGATGCCACAGATTCCAAAC TTGTTCCCAAATGAATACCAACCACAAACTGTGCCACAGCAAAGACCCAAT ATCCCATTCCCCCCATACAACTCTCAACTTCCTCATTCCCAGGATCCTTTGCAGCCAGCTCAGCAGGAGCAGACAGTGCAGACAGGCCAG GTACCTCATGTGCAACCATAG